Part of the Pseudomonas sp. ADAK13 genome is shown below.
GGCCAGGTCCGGCCCGGTGCGCTTGGAGCCCCACAGGAACGGGTGATCCCACACGCTTTCACCGGCGACCGAGTAGTGGCCGTAGCGCTCGGTCTCGGCGCGGAACGGGCGGATCATCTGGGAGTGGCACTGCACGCAGCCTTCGCGGATGTAGATGTCACGGCCTTCCAGTTGAAGCGCGGTGTAGGGCTTCATGCCTTCCACCGGCTTGTTGGTCACGTCCTGGAAGAACAGCGGCACGATCTGGGTCAGGCCGCCGATGCTCACGGCGAGCACCATCAGCAGCATCAGCAGGCCGACGTTCTTTTCAATGGTTTCGTGTTTCATCATCGACTCCTCAGGCCATCTGCGCGGCGTTGGCGACTTCGGCAGGCTGTGCCGAACGCACGGTGCGCCAAGTGTTGTAAGCCATCAGGAACATGCCGCTGAGGAAGATCGCGCCGCCTACCAGTCGCACGATGAAGCCCGGGTGGCTGGCCACCAGGGTTTCGACGAAGGAGTAGGTCAAGGTGCCGTCTTCGTTGACCGCACGCCACATCAGGCCCTGGGCGATGCCGTTGACCCACATCGAGGCGATGTAGAGCACGGTGCCGATGGTGGCCAGCCAGAAGTGCGCGTTGATCAGGCCGAGGCTGTACATCTGCTCGCGACCGAAGATTTTCGGGATCATGTGATACAGCGCACCGATGGAAATCATCGCCACCCAGCCGAGGGCGCCGGCGTGTACGTGGCCGATGGTCCAGTCGGTGTAGTGGGAGAGGGCGTTGACCGTCTTGATGGCCATCATCGGCCCTTCAAACGTCGACATGCCGTAGAACGCCAGGGACACCACCAGGAAGCGCAGGATCGGGTCGCTGCGCAACTTATGCCAGGCGCCCGAGAGCGTCATCATGCCGTTGATCATCCCGCCCCAGCTCGGTGCCAGCAGCACCAGGGACATCACCATGCCCAGGGACTGTGCCCAGTCCGGCAGCGCGGTGTAGTGCAAGTGGTGCGGGCCTGCCCAGATGTACAGGGTGATCAGTGCCCAGAAGTGCACGATGGACAGGCGATAGGAATACACCGGACGCTCGGCCTGTTTTGGCACGAAGTAGTACATCATCCCCAGGAAGCCCGCAGTGAGGAAAAAGCCTACCGCGTTATGCCCGTACCACCACTGCACCATGGCATCCGTCGCACCGCCGTACAGCGAGTAGGACTTGGTCAGGCTGACCGGGATTTCCAGGTTGTTGACGATATGCAGGATGGCCACAGTGATGATGAACGCACCGAAGAACCAGTTACCGACGTAGATGTGCTTGGTGTTGCGCTTCATCACCGTGCCGAAGAACACGATGGCGTAGGCCACCCAGACGATGGTGATCAGGATGTCGATCGGCCATTCCAGCTCGGCGTATTCCTTGGAGCTGGTGTAGCCCAGCGGCAAAGTGATCGCGGCCAGCACAATGACCAACTGCCAGCCCCAGAAGCAGAACTGGGCGATCTTTGGCGCAAACAGTTGCGTTTGGCAGGTGCGTTGCACCGAGTAGAAGGAACTGGCAAACAGCGCGCAACCGCCGAAGGCGAAGATCACCGCGTTGGTGTGCAGCGGGCGCAAGCGGCCGAAACTGGTCCAGGGCAAATTGAAGTTGAGTTCGGGCCATACCAACTGGGCGGCGAGAAAAACCCCGAGCCCCATGCCGACGATGCCCCACACCACCGTCATAATGGCGAATTGGCGGACCACCTTGTAGTTATAGGCGGTACTTAAAGTAGTGTTCATGGTTCCCCATCCACGGTTCAACCCAAGCAAATGCGGCACTTGGGCTGGAGTTATAGGCAGACTAAAAAGCGAGGCAAGCATGGGCAAAGAGCACAAGGCCAGTATTGACGGGGATCAATGGGCGCAGTGTGTGCGGGAACGCGGCTGGTTGTGGAATGCCGCGACAGGGTCTATCGCGCGCGCGCCGGTGACGCTGATCCTGGCCCACGGTGCAGGTGCGCCGATGGACTCGGGCTTTATGAATGACATGGCTGCACGCCTTGCCGGGCATGGCGTGAACGTGTTGCGCTTCGAGTTTCCCTACATGGCCCAGCGTCGTGTGGACGGCGGCAAACGTCCGCCCAATCCGGCCCCGAAATTGCTGGAATGCTGGCGCGAGGTGTATGCCGAGGTGCGACGTCATGTCGCTGGGAAACTGGCGGTTGGCGGCAAGTCGATGGGCGGGCGGATGGCCAGTCTATTGGCGGATGAATTGGGCGCAGATGCGCTGGTGTGCCTGGGTTATCCGTTCTATGCGGTGGGCAAGCCGGAGAAGCCACGGACCGAGCATCTGGCCGGGCTGAAGACGCCGACGTTGATTGTGCAGGGCGAGCGGGATGCACTGGGCAATCGGGCGGCGGTGGAGGGGTATGTGTTGTCGCCGGGCATCGAGGTGATGTGGCTGGTGGCGGGGGATCATGATTTGAAGCCGTTGAAGGCGTCGGGGTTTAGTCATGAGCAGCATCTGGAGGCTGCGGCGGTGAAGGTGGCCGGGTTTCTCGCGGATCTTGAGTGAAACCTGTGGCGAGGGAGCTTGCTCCCGCTGGAGTGCGCAGCGCTCCTGTTTTGGGGCCGCTACGCAGCCCAGCGGGAGCGAGCTCCCTCGCCACAATTGAATCAATTACCGGTTGAAGCGCTCTACCAGCGAATACTGGGTATTCGCCGTATGCGTCAGCTCTTCACTCAACTGTGCCGAGTTCAGGGCCTGTTCCGATGTCTGGTCCGCCAGCAGCGCAATGGTGCTGATGTTGCGGCTGATCTCCTCAGCCACCGAGCTCTGCTCTTCAGTCGCTGCAGCAATCTGCGCCGTCATGTCGGTGATGTGCGCCACTGCTTCGCTGATCCCGATCAGCGCCTGATCCGCTTCCATCACCCGCGCGACACCTTCCTCTGCCTGGCGATGCCCGGCGTCCATGGTCTGCACGGCGGCGCTGGCAGTCTGCTGCAACTTGGCGATCAGCGCATGAATCTGCCCGGTGGACTCGCTGGTGCGCTGGGCCAATTGACGCACTTCGTCTGCCACCACCGCAAAGCCCCGGCCCATCTCACCGGCACGGGCCGCTTCGATGGCCGCGTTCAGTGCCAGCAGGTTGGTCTGGTCGGCGATGCCCTTGATCACATCCACCACGCCGCCGATCTCGTCGCTGTCCTTGGCCAGTTGGGTCACGGTCACGCCGGTTTCGCCGACGGCAACCGACAGGCGCTGAATCGCCTCGCGGGTTTCACCGGCGATATCACGGCCACGCCCGGTCAGGCGATTGGCTTCCTGAGTGGCATCGGCGGTGCGTTGCACATGGCTGGCAACTTCCTGAGTCGTCGCGGCCATCTGGTTGACGGCCGTGGCTACCTGTTCAGTCTCCACCCGCTGGCGCTCAAGACCGCTGGAGCTGTTGTGCGCCAGGGTGTTGGACTGTGCCGCCTGGTCGTTGAGGTGCTCGGCGGTGTCCTGCAAGCGCGTCAGACACGTCTTCAGGCGCGCTTCCTGGCTGAGGATCGACATCTCCAGGCGCGCCTGGGCGCCGCGGCTGTCGGTGTACATCTGTGCGATCAACGGGTCGGATGTGGTCTGCTCGGCCAGGCGCAGCAAACGCTTGAGCCCGCGCTGTTGCCAGCTGAGGCCCAGCAGGCCGAGCGGCACCGAGAGCGCGGCGGCCAGGGCAAACCCCCAGTGGGAATTGAGCCAGACGCCAATCAGAAAGCTCAACTGGCTGACCAGGATAAACGGCAGCCAGTCCTGCAACACCGGCAGCCACTTGTCGCGGCGCGGAATGGCTGGCTTGCCCTGGTTGATGCGCTGGTAAAGCGCTTCGGCACGGCGGATCTGCTCGGCGGTGGGCTTGACCCGCACCGACTCGTAGCCGATCACCTGGTTGCCGTCGAAGACCGGTGTCACATAGGCGTTGACCCAATAGTGATCACCGCTCTTGCAGCGGTTCTTGACGATGCCCATCCATGGCAAGCCTTGTTTGAGCGTGGACCACATGTGTGCGAACACTGCCGCCGGAACATCCGGATGACGAACCAGGTTGTGCGGGGCACGCAGCAGTTCGTCATGGGAAAACCCACTGATCTCGACGAAAGCGTCGTTGCAGTAGGTGATCACGCCTTTGGCATCCGTGGTGGAGATCAACCGTTGCTGAGCGGGGAAGGTACGTTCGCGCTGGGTAACGGGTTGGTTATTACGCATGATTGTTCAATCCGCAAGGCTTTGACAGGTTGTCGACCGTCGCGGGGTTTTATTTAACTTATTTTTGCAACAATCGACTCAGCCTCAGCCCGCCAGCATCGGATAGGTAAACAACCCGAAATGCAGCAGGTTAAGCCCGAAGTGCGTAACGATCGCCGCGCCTAACCCGCCAAAGCGATACGCCAGGCCGTAGCCCAGGCCGGCGATGGTCGCCAACAGCGTCCACTGCCAGCCCGCGCCCAGGTGCACCAGGCCGAATAGCAGTGCTGCCAGCAGCAGCGCGAGGTTTTCACCATAGGGCAATTGCTTGAATCGCCGGCTCAGGCCGCCCTGGATATAGCCGCGAAACAGCGCTTCCTCCACCAGAGTCACCAGCAGCAGGTTGTTCAGCACCCAGAGCCACGCCTGTTCCGGCCATTTTGGCGCCCAACTGATGACGCCCAACAACGCAGCGCCACCCAGTGCGGCAATCGCAGTAAGGGTCAATGCCATCGCCGTCGCATAGATCGACAGGCGCAGGGAGCGCCGCGCCACAATCCACGGGCACGCCAGCAGCAGCCAGAAGCCGATCAGCGGCTTGTCCTGGTTCAAATACATCGAGAACGGCACGGCATCATCAGTAAAGCGCTGCGGCGCGATCCCGCGTCCGTTGTAAAAACCCGGCAACCAGTGCATTGCCAACCCCAACGCGAGCACGATAAACAAACCGTGGCCCAAATATCGCACCCAAGGGTTTCGCTGTTGGCGCACGGCAAACCCGGCCAACAGCAACATGGCGACGGACAACCCCGCCATTAAACCCAGTTGCCCGAAGCTCAAGGCAAGTACATAGCCGATGGAAAGAAGCGCCAGGTACAGCCATGGCATCGCGAGCATGGGAAATCCTTGTGACTATCAAATCTGAGG
Proteins encoded:
- a CDS encoding CPBP family intramembrane glutamic endopeptidase yields the protein MLAMPWLYLALLSIGYVLALSFGQLGLMAGLSVAMLLLAGFAVRQQRNPWVRYLGHGLFIVLALGLAMHWLPGFYNGRGIAPQRFTDDAVPFSMYLNQDKPLIGFWLLLACPWIVARRSLRLSIYATAMALTLTAIAALGGAALLGVISWAPKWPEQAWLWVLNNLLLVTLVEEALFRGYIQGGLSRRFKQLPYGENLALLLAALLFGLVHLGAGWQWTLLATIAGLGYGLAYRFGGLGAAIVTHFGLNLLHFGLFTYPMLAG
- a CDS encoding alpha/beta family hydrolase, which encodes MGKEHKASIDGDQWAQCVRERGWLWNAATGSIARAPVTLILAHGAGAPMDSGFMNDMAARLAGHGVNVLRFEFPYMAQRRVDGGKRPPNPAPKLLECWREVYAEVRRHVAGKLAVGGKSMGGRMASLLADELGADALVCLGYPFYAVGKPEKPRTEHLAGLKTPTLIVQGERDALGNRAAVEGYVLSPGIEVMWLVAGDHDLKPLKASGFSHEQHLEAAAVKVAGFLADLE
- the ccoO gene encoding cytochrome-c oxidase, cbb3-type subunit II, encoding MKHETIEKNVGLLMLLMVLAVSIGGLTQIVPLFFQDVTNKPVEGMKPYTALQLEGRDIYIREGCVQCHSQMIRPFRAETERYGHYSVAGESVWDHPFLWGSKRTGPDLARVGARYSDDWHRAHLYNPRNVVPESKMPAYPWMVTAPVDSSHTETKLKVMRTLGVPYTDDDIAGAVATLKGKTEMDALVSYLQVLGTAIKSKR
- a CDS encoding methyl-accepting chemotaxis protein is translated as MRNNQPVTQRERTFPAQQRLISTTDAKGVITYCNDAFVEISGFSHDELLRAPHNLVRHPDVPAAVFAHMWSTLKQGLPWMGIVKNRCKSGDHYWVNAYVTPVFDGNQVIGYESVRVKPTAEQIRRAEALYQRINQGKPAIPRRDKWLPVLQDWLPFILVSQLSFLIGVWLNSHWGFALAAALSVPLGLLGLSWQQRGLKRLLRLAEQTTSDPLIAQMYTDSRGAQARLEMSILSQEARLKTCLTRLQDTAEHLNDQAAQSNTLAHNSSSGLERQRVETEQVATAVNQMAATTQEVASHVQRTADATQEANRLTGRGRDIAGETREAIQRLSVAVGETGVTVTQLAKDSDEIGGVVDVIKGIADQTNLLALNAAIEAARAGEMGRGFAVVADEVRQLAQRTSESTGQIHALIAKLQQTASAAVQTMDAGHRQAEEGVARVMEADQALIGISEAVAHITDMTAQIAAATEEQSSVAEEISRNISTIALLADQTSEQALNSAQLSEELTHTANTQYSLVERFNR
- the ccoN gene encoding cytochrome-c oxidase, cbb3-type subunit I, with protein sequence MNTTLSTAYNYKVVRQFAIMTVVWGIVGMGLGVFLAAQLVWPELNFNLPWTSFGRLRPLHTNAVIFAFGGCALFASSFYSVQRTCQTQLFAPKIAQFCFWGWQLVIVLAAITLPLGYTSSKEYAELEWPIDILITIVWVAYAIVFFGTVMKRNTKHIYVGNWFFGAFIITVAILHIVNNLEIPVSLTKSYSLYGGATDAMVQWWYGHNAVGFFLTAGFLGMMYYFVPKQAERPVYSYRLSIVHFWALITLYIWAGPHHLHYTALPDWAQSLGMVMSLVLLAPSWGGMINGMMTLSGAWHKLRSDPILRFLVVSLAFYGMSTFEGPMMAIKTVNALSHYTDWTIGHVHAGALGWVAMISIGALYHMIPKIFGREQMYSLGLINAHFWLATIGTVLYIASMWVNGIAQGLMWRAVNEDGTLTYSFVETLVASHPGFIVRLVGGAIFLSGMFLMAYNTWRTVRSAQPAEVANAAQMA